The following coding sequences are from one uncultured Desulfobacter sp. window:
- a CDS encoding ATP-binding protein has product MSLRQRVYLANAVLLGITVMGTIAMIWYTYKTEDLFTGIVARHIPMYQAAESLETSLLNQKGYLSYYLLDKNPEWLRQLADFKRNFESRLASAKPLVTEDWEKKDLCRIESVYATYIAAKDRVLTLYEKGDPGAGAALHREVRANFFRIYELCEKFKSAHKKAIDLTVEESRTDAKNLRYIGLLAIVTVVLLSLLINYIFTRHILEPIRKLAAEADHLGEGRVSGNELAALKSSVHGLIENAEQTHAELVRSRESLMQSEKMAMVGQLAAGTAHSIRNPLTSIKMRLFSLGRSNKLSQDQQENLSVISTEIGHINKILENFLEFSRPPKLTMKPQSPSQVVDNTLRLLDQRLKSYGVTVQIVRKGALDNVLLDAGQFKEVLANIIINACEAMEKGGRVTITEVMDSINKNRDTAVIRIQDNGPGIPASIQDEVFHPFFTTKDDGTGLGLSICFNIISEHGGCLVLDSQEGQGACFTITLPAGEDFHGKNSDH; this is encoded by the coding sequence ATGAGCCTGAGACAAAGGGTATATCTTGCCAATGCAGTACTGTTAGGAATAACGGTCATGGGAACCATTGCCATGATCTGGTATACCTACAAAACAGAAGATCTGTTCACAGGTATTGTTGCAAGGCATATTCCCATGTATCAGGCCGCCGAATCCTTAGAAACCTCTTTGCTCAATCAAAAAGGATATTTATCCTATTATCTTCTGGATAAAAACCCGGAATGGCTCAGGCAGCTGGCTGACTTTAAACGAAATTTTGAAAGCCGGCTCGCCTCTGCCAAACCGTTGGTCACCGAGGATTGGGAAAAAAAGGATCTTTGCCGGATTGAATCGGTGTACGCCACGTATATTGCGGCCAAGGACCGGGTCCTGACCTTATATGAAAAGGGCGACCCGGGGGCAGGCGCCGCCCTTCACCGGGAGGTCAGGGCCAATTTCTTCAGAATCTATGAGCTGTGTGAAAAATTTAAATCGGCCCACAAAAAGGCCATAGACCTTACCGTGGAAGAGAGCCGCACCGATGCTAAAAATCTGCGCTATATCGGTCTTCTGGCCATTGTCACCGTAGTATTGCTCAGCCTGTTGATCAATTATATTTTCACCCGCCATATTCTGGAACCCATCCGGAAACTGGCAGCAGAAGCAGATCATCTGGGTGAAGGCCGGGTGTCCGGCAACGAATTGGCCGCACTGAAAAGCAGTGTCCACGGCCTGATTGAAAATGCGGAACAGACACATGCTGAACTTGTGCGAAGCCGGGAATCGTTGATGCAGTCCGAAAAAATGGCCATGGTGGGCCAGCTTGCTGCAGGCACAGCCCATTCCATCAGAAATCCTTTAACCTCTATTAAAATGCGATTGTTTTCCCTGGGGCGGTCCAATAAACTGTCCCAGGACCAGCAGGAGAATCTCAGTGTGATTTCAACGGAAATCGGGCATATCAACAAAATTTTAGAAAATTTCCTGGAATTTTCAAGACCCCCGAAACTGACCATGAAACCCCAAAGCCCGTCCCAGGTGGTGGACAATACCCTGCGGCTGCTGGACCAGCGCCTGAAATCATACGGGGTAACCGTCCAGATTGTTCGCAAGGGGGCTTTGGACAATGTGCTGCTGGATGCCGGCCAGTTTAAAGAGGTTCTGGCCAACATCATTATCAATGCCTGTGAAGCCATGGAAAAAGGCGGCCGGGTGACCATTACCGAAGTCATGGACAGCATCAACAAAAACAGGGATACTGCGGTGATACGAATCCAGGACAACGGGCCCGGTATTCCCGCATCAATCCAGGACGAAGTGTTCCATCCGTTTTTCACCACCAAGGACGATGGGACGGGGCTGGGGTTGAGTATCTGTTTCAATATTATCAGCGAGCATGGCGGATGTCTGGTGCTGGACAGCCAGGAAGGCCAGGGAGCCTGTTTCACCATCACACTGCCGGCAGGAGAGGATTTCCATGGCAAAAATTCTGATCATTGA
- a CDS encoding class I SAM-dependent methyltransferase, with protein MDQAKPKGAGKSSFELINTDILKQMLPIHQGSVILDLACGKGLYSQFLSDLTGPTGLVYAVDLWEEGLQMLEEAARKKEDTNILTIKADATRDIEIDDHSLDLCLMATVLHDFKEMNAEQTVLKQVLSLLKPGGYLAVIEFKKMDGPPGPPKHIRLSLEETEELITGVGFKKINATDLGPHNYAALFASQE; from the coding sequence ATGGACCAGGCAAAACCCAAAGGTGCCGGCAAAAGCAGCTTTGAATTAATCAACACGGATATTTTAAAACAGATGCTGCCCATTCACCAGGGCTCGGTGATTCTGGACCTGGCCTGCGGTAAAGGGCTGTACTCGCAATTTCTATCAGATCTGACAGGGCCGACCGGCCTGGTCTATGCCGTTGATCTCTGGGAAGAGGGGCTTCAAATGCTGGAAGAAGCAGCCAGGAAAAAAGAGGACACCAATATCTTAACCATCAAGGCGGACGCCACCAGGGACATAGAGATCGACGACCATAGCCTGGACCTGTGTCTGATGGCCACAGTACTTCACGATTTCAAGGAGATGAACGCCGAGCAGACCGTCTTAAAACAGGTTCTCAGCCTTCTTAAACCCGGGGGATACCTGGCCGTAATCGAATTCAAAAAAATGGACGGCCCTCCCGGTCCGCCGAAACACATACGCCTGTCCCTGGAAGAGACCGAGGAACTGATCACCGGCGTGGGATTTAAAAAGATAAATGCGACGGATCTTGGACCCCATAATTATGCGGCATTGTTTGCATCACAGGAATAA
- a CDS encoding sigma-54 dependent transcriptional regulator → MAKILIIDDDDQLRLSFSKLLTEEDYDVVSAASGEAGLEIVDTTALDLVILDVRLPGMNGLETFKEIKKRDATLPTIIVTAFGTTDTAIEATKAGAFDYLLKPFDIPEMLKLISQAIDAGYCMRTPVHVDAEPATYSPDAIVGQSPGMQKVYKTIGRVAQTDATVLIQGESGTGKELVSRAVYQHGIRSDKNFSIINCVAIPENLLESELFGFEKGAFTGAARRHIGKIEQADGGTVFLDEIGDMPISIQAKILRLLQERRIERLGGEETIPVDVRIIAATNRDLKAAIAQGLFREDLYFRLKVVTIELPPLRDRIEDIQPLTAHYLERFSHELKIDNPGIREEALDLLKRYEWPGNVRELANLIHKALIFNRGNPLSVNDLSQIIRKQETAGDISQDANQEETIRQWVHGCLAHPSHDHSFEFFSDTICAMAVEEALKISNGNRSQAARLLDISRPTLHAKIDKYGINTISSTQVIR, encoded by the coding sequence ATGGCAAAAATTCTGATCATTGACGATGATGACCAACTGAGACTCAGTTTTTCAAAACTGCTCACCGAAGAGGATTATGACGTGGTGTCCGCGGCTTCCGGAGAAGCAGGTCTCGAGATTGTGGACACAACGGCTCTGGATCTGGTGATTTTGGATGTCCGTCTGCCGGGCATGAACGGGCTTGAAACCTTTAAAGAGATAAAAAAACGGGATGCCACCCTGCCGACCATTATCGTCACGGCATTCGGCACCACGGATACCGCCATTGAGGCCACCAAGGCAGGCGCCTTTGACTATCTGCTCAAACCCTTTGACATCCCTGAAATGCTCAAGCTGATCAGCCAGGCCATTGATGCAGGATACTGCATGCGCACCCCGGTGCATGTGGATGCCGAGCCAGCGACCTATTCCCCGGACGCCATTGTGGGCCAGAGCCCGGGTATGCAAAAGGTGTATAAAACCATAGGCCGTGTGGCCCAGACCGATGCCACGGTGCTGATCCAGGGCGAATCGGGCACCGGCAAGGAACTGGTGTCCCGGGCCGTGTACCAGCACGGCATCCGGTCAGATAAAAATTTTTCCATCATCAATTGTGTGGCCATCCCTGAAAATCTTCTGGAAAGTGAATTATTCGGTTTTGAAAAAGGGGCATTCACCGGGGCGGCACGACGGCATATCGGCAAAATAGAACAGGCGGACGGCGGTACGGTGTTCCTGGATGAAATCGGTGACATGCCCATCTCCATCCAGGCCAAAATTCTGAGGTTGCTCCAGGAAAGGCGCATCGAAAGGCTGGGCGGCGAAGAGACGATTCCTGTGGACGTGCGTATCATTGCCGCCACCAACCGCGATCTGAAAGCAGCCATTGCCCAGGGGCTTTTCAGGGAGGACCTCTATTTTCGCCTCAAGGTCGTCACCATAGAACTGCCGCCACTCAGGGACCGTATAGAGGACATCCAGCCCCTGACCGCCCACTACCTGGAACGGTTCTCCCATGAACTGAAAATCGACAACCCGGGTATCCGGGAAGAGGCCCTGGACCTTCTGAAAAGATATGAATGGCCGGGCAATGTCAGGGAACTTGCCAACCTGATCCACAAAGCACTGATCTTTAACCGCGGCAATCCCCTGTCGGTCAATGATTTGAGCCAAATTATCCGAAAACAGGAAACCGCCGGGGACATTTCCCAGGATGCGAACCAGGAGGAAACCATCCGCCAGTGGGTCCACGGTTGCCTGGCCCACCCATCCCATGACCACAGTTTTGAATTCTTTTCAGACACCATCTGCGCCATGGCCGTGGAAGAAGCCTTGAAAATTTCCAACGGCAACCGGTCCCAGGCCGCCCGGCTGCTGGACATATCCCGCCCCACCCTGCATGCGAAAATAGACAAGTACGGGATCAACACCATTTCATCCACCCAGGTGATCCGATAG
- a CDS encoding response regulator, protein MIKIPVKILIVDDEKDFVEMFSLRLTRQGEKVSAAYSGQEALDLLEKTNIDVVILDIRMPGMDGIETLKKIKAGHPLVEVILLTGHGSTETAVEGMKEGAFDYLMKPADFEDISEKLANAWKRKDEQEERIRKAEARLLLRRSGDI, encoded by the coding sequence ATGATAAAAATACCGGTAAAAATCTTGATCGTTGATGATGAAAAAGATTTTGTGGAGATGTTTTCCCTTCGTTTGACCCGGCAGGGGGAAAAGGTATCCGCCGCCTACTCAGGACAAGAGGCCCTTGACCTGCTTGAAAAAACCAACATAGACGTGGTGATCCTGGATATCCGCATGCCCGGCATGGACGGCATTGAGACCTTGAAAAAAATAAAGGCAGGCCATCCCCTGGTGGAAGTGATTCTTCTAACCGGGCACGGTTCCACTGAAACCGCTGTGGAAGGCATGAAGGAAGGAGCCTTTGACTACCTGATGAAGCCCGCGGATTTTGAGGATATCAGTGAAAAACTGGCCAATGCCTGGAAACGTAAGGATGAACAGGAAGAGCGCATCAGAAAGGCCGAAGCCCGGCTGTTGCTGAGACGATCAGGAGACATTTAA
- a CDS encoding DASS family sodium-coupled anion symporter produces the protein MILKSSGFKLAVAVLIGVIVFILPRPEGTKFKLSGTGADQLSGAVSQYFSAQQKAPGKPVILTAKAPGTEQARALYLTDQAREMGLSEVNVDYVDGLSPKAKRFLAVLAVLVILFVVEPIPLEITAVLIGASLVFMGITDVKGAWSPYMHPVVIFIMCCLIFAIALDKVGLTKRLGYYIIKKAGNSVTKFTFIIAMGLGISSSFMHDAAACAIGIVTMLPLMRAVGIEPNTNTAKFMMLSLPFACSCGGMGTLVGGGRCMVSAAFLKEFTGIEITFFEWIKYCMPAAIICVPVAVLVTYFVYRPDPKFKLPDFDEDLGPMTAAEKKTLIIIVLSFAAWLTKGLHGFHYSITGMVGVACLVLFGVLKWRDINDNLEWGTALFIFGGGISLGLAMGYSGAADYFANLFFPLIQGKGWLVLFVGVAVFGALVTNAMANVAAAALILPIVIPMAQLEGVNPAILALGLGMATSFAMLLVIGCPPNAIAYSYKYFKSSDLTKLGLVATPTLLLILIGVVCTWWKILGLI, from the coding sequence ATGATACTCAAATCGAGCGGATTCAAACTGGCGGTAGCAGTGTTGATCGGTGTAATTGTGTTTATTCTGCCCAGGCCGGAAGGGACAAAATTTAAACTTTCCGGCACTGGGGCAGACCAATTGAGCGGTGCTGTCAGCCAATACTTTTCAGCCCAGCAGAAAGCACCGGGCAAGCCGGTTATTTTAACGGCCAAGGCCCCCGGCACCGAACAGGCCCGGGCACTATACCTTACCGACCAGGCCAGGGAAATGGGTCTGTCGGAGGTTAATGTGGATTATGTCGATGGACTGAGCCCCAAAGCCAAACGATTCCTGGCCGTTCTTGCGGTGCTGGTTATCCTGTTTGTGGTGGAGCCCATCCCCCTTGAAATCACGGCGGTGCTCATCGGCGCCTCCCTGGTTTTCATGGGCATTACCGATGTAAAAGGGGCATGGTCACCCTATATGCACCCTGTTGTCATTTTCATCATGTGTTGCCTGATCTTTGCCATTGCCCTGGATAAAGTTGGGCTGACAAAACGTCTGGGGTATTATATTATCAAAAAAGCGGGCAATTCCGTAACAAAGTTCACTTTCATCATTGCCATGGGCCTGGGGATTTCATCCTCTTTCATGCATGATGCGGCCGCCTGTGCCATCGGTATTGTGACCATGCTGCCGCTGATGCGGGCCGTGGGGATTGAACCCAATACCAATACGGCAAAATTTATGATGCTCTCCCTGCCCTTTGCCTGCTCCTGCGGCGGCATGGGCACCCTGGTGGGTGGTGGCCGGTGCATGGTGTCCGCTGCATTTTTAAAGGAATTCACGGGTATTGAGATCACTTTTTTTGAATGGATCAAGTATTGTATGCCGGCAGCCATCATCTGTGTGCCCGTTGCGGTGCTTGTCACCTACTTTGTTTACCGGCCCGACCCCAAATTCAAACTACCTGATTTTGATGAGGATCTAGGCCCCATGACTGCAGCCGAGAAAAAAACATTGATCATCATTGTCCTCTCTTTTGCGGCGTGGTTAACCAAAGGTCTCCACGGCTTTCACTATTCAATTACCGGTATGGTGGGTGTGGCCTGCCTGGTGCTGTTCGGCGTATTGAAATGGCGGGATATCAATGACAACCTGGAATGGGGAACGGCCCTGTTTATTTTCGGCGGCGGCATCTCTTTGGGCCTTGCCATGGGATATTCCGGAGCGGCAGACTACTTTGCCAATCTGTTCTTCCCGCTGATCCAGGGCAAAGGCTGGCTGGTGCTCTTTGTGGGTGTGGCGGTATTCGGGGCGCTTGTCACCAATGCCATGGCCAATGTGGCGGCGGCTGCGCTAATTCTGCCCATTGTGATTCCCATGGCCCAGCTTGAAGGCGTCAACCCGGCCATCCTGGCCTTGGGGTTAGGCATGGCCACATCATTTGCCATGCTGCTGGTCATCGGTTGTCCACCCAACGCCATTGCCTATTCATACAAGTACTTCAAGTCCTCGGATCTGACCAAGTTAGGCCTTGTGGCCACACCCACCCTGCTCTTAATACTGATCGGCGTGGTATGTACATGGTGGAAGATCCTGGGATTAATATAA
- a CDS encoding IS3 family transposase (programmed frameshift) — protein sequence MIQKILLNPGTPMVNFSKEANVPNSTVATWLRNYKKRNGSTVGSKKKTWSAERKFQAVLETASLSEAEKNEYCRKHGIYPEQLEEWKKDCISGCRKSPDQNFVKKTKQKEQELQRKTKALEKELTRKEKALAEAAALLVLKKKVQGHLGGQRGRMIPTEDKMQILSLVEEACKSGARQCKACEIIGISERTLQRWQKKTTAEIEDKRPHAERNPANKLSEEEKHMIIDICNSQEYGSLPPSQIVPMLCDQGIYVASEASFYRTLRENGLQNHRGKTRYKTNKKPTGFTATGPNQVWTWDITYLPAALKGSFYYLYMITDIYSRKIVAWEVHDRQSDELASELVKRGYLSEGVNGNEIVLHSDNGSPMKGATMLCTLQQLGVVPSFSRPSVSNDNPYSEALFKTLKYAPSYPSGPFESLEACREWVLNFVRWYNNVHRHSGIKFVTPNERHTGADRTILEARQKVYLEAKAKKPERWSRGIRDWTVVTEVSLNPEKNDNRPAA from the exons ATGATTCAGAAAATTCTTTTAAACCCAGGCACGCCGATGGTAAACTTTTCAAAAGAGGCTAACGTTCCAAATTCAACGGTAGCAACCTGGCTAAGAAATTACAAAAAAAGGAATGGGAGTACAGTGGGCTCGAAGAAGAAAACCTGGTCAGCCGAGAGGAAATTTCAGGCAGTATTGGAAACTGCGTCGTTAAGTGAAGCAGAAAAAAATGAATATTGCCGGAAACATGGAATATACCCGGAACAGTTAGAAGAGTGGAAGAAAGACTGTATATCCGGATGTAGAAAGAGCCCCGATCAAAATTTTGTCAAGAAAACCAAGCAAAAAGAGCAAGAATTGCAACGCAAGACTAAAGCCCTTGAAAAAGAATTAACCCGTAAGGAGAAAGCGTTAGCAGAAGCTGCCGCCCTGCTTGTGTTAAAAAAAAAAGTCCAGG GACATCTGGGGGGACAAAGGGGAAGAATGATTCCTACTGAAGACAAAATGCAGATATTGTCTTTGGTGGAAGAAGCTTGTAAATCCGGTGCTCGCCAATGTAAGGCTTGTGAAATAATAGGAATTTCAGAAAGGACCTTACAGCGGTGGCAGAAAAAAACGACTGCTGAAATAGAAGATAAGCGCCCCCATGCAGAAAGAAATCCTGCAAACAAATTGTCTGAAGAAGAAAAACATATGATTATAGATATTTGTAATAGTCAGGAGTATGGAAGCTTACCGCCAAGCCAGATTGTTCCCATGCTTTGTGATCAGGGGATCTATGTCGCATCCGAAGCAAGCTTCTATAGGACACTGAGAGAGAACGGTCTTCAGAACCATAGAGGTAAAACCCGGTATAAAACAAATAAAAAACCGACGGGTTTTACAGCAACAGGGCCTAATCAGGTCTGGACATGGGATATAACCTACCTTCCAGCGGCGCTAAAGGGTTCGTTTTATTACCTTTATATGATAACGGATATTTACAGTCGTAAGATAGTAGCTTGGGAAGTCCATGACAGGCAAAGTGATGAGCTGGCCTCCGAGCTTGTAAAAAGGGGGTATCTGTCAGAGGGTGTAAATGGCAATGAAATAGTGCTTCATTCAGATAATGGCTCCCCGATGAAAGGTGCGACCATGCTGTGCACTCTTCAGCAACTTGGAGTTGTCCCCTCATTCAGTCGGCCGTCGGTAAGTAACGATAATCCTTATTCAGAAGCATTGTTCAAAACCCTGAAATATGCCCCTTCATACCCTTCCGGCCCTTTTGAGAGCTTGGAGGCCTGTAGAGAATGGGTACTGAATTTTGTTCGCTGGTACAATAATGTCCACCGTCACAGTGGTATAAAATTTGTTACCCCAAATGAAAGGCATACAGGGGCAGATAGGACGATTTTAGAGGCCCGTCAAAAGGTATATCTGGAAGCAAAGGCAAAAAAACCAGAACGTTGGAGCCGTGGAATCAGAGATTGGACTGTGGTAACAGAAGTCTCTCTTAATCCTGAAAAAAACGATAACCGTCCAGCAGCTTAA
- a CDS encoding type II toxin-antitoxin system ParD family antitoxin translates to MHISLTPELETRVKQKVASGYYNNASEVIRDALRFWEKNEELVQHMKLEMLRERLSIGAEQVKRGEIVAQSVSEIITEARNA, encoded by the coding sequence ATGCATATCTCACTAACACCTGAGCTTGAAACCCGGGTTAAACAAAAAGTAGCATCAGGTTATTACAACAATGCCAGTGAAGTGATTCGGGACGCTTTGCGGTTCTGGGAAAAAAATGAAGAATTAGTACAGCACATGAAACTTGAAATGTTAAGAGAACGCTTATCGATTGGTGCTGAGCAAGTTAAACGGGGAGAAATTGTTGCCCAATCAGTGAGCGAAATTATTACTGAGGCCAGGAATGCATAA
- a CDS encoding Hsp20/alpha crystallin family protein has protein sequence MTARKDITKTENKNVEKTRELRTATPSVDIYENENEILLYADMPGVHKEDITVNIENGKLSISGVRRLDHRGVSTWEEFVDIEYVRSFSIPQTINVEDVEAKLKDGVLTLHLPKSEAAKPRLVEIKAA, from the coding sequence ATGACTGCAAGAAAAGATATCACCAAAACCGAAAACAAGAATGTTGAAAAAACCCGTGAACTGAGAACCGCCACCCCGTCCGTGGACATCTATGAAAATGAAAATGAGATCCTGCTTTATGCGGATATGCCCGGGGTTCACAAGGAAGATATCACGGTTAACATTGAAAACGGCAAGCTCTCCATCTCCGGTGTCCGCCGGCTTGATCACCGGGGCGTGTCAACCTGGGAAGAATTTGTGGACATTGAATATGTCAGAAGCTTCTCCATCCCCCAGACCATTAACGTAGAAGATGTGGAAGCCAAGCTCAAAGACGGTGTGCTTACCCTGCATCTGCCCAAATCCGAAGCAGCCAAACCCAGACTGGTTGAAATCAAAGCCGCTTAA
- a CDS encoding response regulator, with amino-acid sequence MKDTSLSHTRLLLVDDEKGFVDVLTNRLSRRGIKAVKAYSGAEALRALRGARFDVMVLDLKMEDMDGIEVLKIVRKMAPDLPVIILTGHGSRTAAEDGMALGAFDYLTKPCELKDLMEKISLARQAKNKHNGETDK; translated from the coding sequence ATGAAAGACACCTCTTTATCCCATACCCGGCTGCTTCTGGTGGATGACGAAAAAGGATTTGTGGATGTGCTGACCAACCGGTTGAGCCGCCGGGGCATTAAAGCCGTCAAAGCCTATTCCGGCGCTGAAGCGTTGCGGGCGCTTCGTGGAGCCAGATTCGACGTGATGGTCCTGGATCTGAAAATGGAGGACATGGATGGTATTGAGGTGTTGAAAATTGTCAGGAAAATGGCCCCGGATCTGCCGGTGATCATTTTAACCGGACACGGTTCGAGAACGGCCGCAGAGGACGGCATGGCCCTGGGGGCGTTCGATTACCTGACAAAACCCTGCGAGCTTAAAGACTTAATGGAAAAAATCAGCCTGGCACGGCAGGCCAAAAACAAACATAACGGAGAAACAGACAAATGA
- a CDS encoding type II toxin-antitoxin system RelE/ParE family toxin: MHKYRLTPSAKSDLIDIWNYTVETWDEKQAEKYLQDVEDKLNQLADNPRLGKHRPEIVPGYYSFPVRKHIIFYLISDSYIDIIGILHGKMDIDKNLM; the protein is encoded by the coding sequence ATGCATAAATACCGCCTCACTCCTTCTGCAAAATCTGATTTAATAGACATCTGGAATTATACTGTTGAAACTTGGGATGAGAAGCAAGCTGAAAAATATCTTCAAGATGTTGAGGACAAACTTAACCAACTTGCAGATAATCCGAGGCTCGGAAAACATCGGCCTGAAATTGTTCCAGGATATTATTCCTTTCCTGTACGGAAACACATCATTTTTTATCTTATTTCAGACAGCTATATTGATATAATTGGTATTTTGCATGGGAAAATGGATATAGACAAAAACTTAATGTAA
- a CDS encoding Hsp20/alpha crystallin family protein produces the protein MFARMNEIDRMFGAMDLLRTKMDRLFNEVDRPYLHGPAFTLGTNSPRTNLMENGDNFEVRAELPGISKDDISIKIQGNYLEISGKRVIEPPEGYKAHRNERSATTFSRSFTLPDEVDAEKVDAELKDGILYLTLPKSEAAKPRQITIN, from the coding sequence ATGTTTGCAAGAATGAATGAAATCGACAGAATGTTTGGGGCCATGGATCTGCTCCGCACCAAGATGGACAGACTCTTCAATGAAGTGGACAGACCTTATCTGCATGGACCGGCATTTACCCTGGGCACCAATTCACCCAGAACCAACTTAATGGAAAACGGTGACAACTTTGAAGTCCGGGCAGAACTTCCCGGCATCTCAAAGGACGACATCAGCATTAAAATCCAGGGCAATTACCTTGAAATCAGCGGAAAGCGCGTAATTGAACCTCCCGAAGGGTATAAAGCCCACAGGAACGAAAGATCTGCTACCACATTCTCACGCAGTTTTACCCTGCCCGATGAGGTTGATGCGGAAAAGGTCGATGCCGAACTTAAAGACGGCATTTTGTATCTGACCCTGCCCAAATCAGAGGCGGCAAAACCCAGGCAGATCACCATCAACTAA
- a CDS encoding response regulator, giving the protein MEINTLENDTGKVVRVLLVDDEDNFRNAIARRLERRDMIVNQAPDGVACLEYLGANEVDVVVLDMKMPGMSGMDTFKAINKYHPGLQVIFLTGNAAVTEGVEGVKAGAFDYLSKPIEIDHLAGKIRQAWELKRLEAARERDKIFRRRLEKRMMHTQRLASLGTMSTGIAHEINNPLAIIKESAGFMRVVIEDADQIPERELLFKGLEKIKKSVDRARRITHQLLGYVRKHGHDLTPVDIRQLTEDTVALIKQKTMAKKVSVQWDKAPGAQMLMYTDPFQVRQVLINLLENAVDAVDTNGEIRLALYRKDHSVCLEVRDNGSGITPENMQKIFDPFFTTKPNVSENESGTGLGLFVVHKIMTALSGSIQVDSEPGDGATFTICLPEWHAQ; this is encoded by the coding sequence ATGGAAATCAATACCCTTGAAAATGACACCGGTAAGGTGGTCCGCGTGCTGCTGGTGGACGATGAAGACAACTTTCGCAACGCCATTGCCCGGCGCCTGGAACGGCGAGATATGATCGTCAACCAGGCGCCGGACGGGGTCGCCTGTCTGGAGTACCTGGGCGCCAATGAAGTCGATGTGGTGGTATTGGACATGAAGATGCCCGGTATGTCAGGCATGGATACCTTTAAGGCCATCAATAAATACCACCCGGGCCTCCAGGTGATTTTTCTGACCGGAAATGCTGCTGTGACCGAAGGGGTGGAAGGGGTTAAGGCCGGCGCCTTTGACTACCTGTCCAAACCCATTGAGATCGACCACCTGGCCGGCAAAATCCGCCAGGCCTGGGAGCTTAAACGTCTGGAAGCGGCCCGGGAGCGGGATAAAATTTTCAGGCGGCGCCTGGAAAAACGCATGATGCACACCCAGCGCCTGGCATCCCTTGGCACCATGTCCACCGGCATTGCCCATGAGATTAACAACCCGCTGGCAATTATCAAGGAGTCGGCCGGATTCATGCGCGTGGTGATCGAAGACGCGGACCAGATTCCAGAACGGGAGTTGCTTTTCAAAGGGCTTGAAAAAATAAAAAAAAGCGTGGACAGGGCCAGACGGATCACCCACCAGCTGCTGGGTTACGTCCGCAAACACGGCCATGACCTCACGCCGGTGGATATCCGTCAGCTCACCGAGGATACCGTCGCATTGATCAAACAGAAAACCATGGCCAAAAAGGTATCTGTGCAATGGGATAAAGCGCCTGGGGCCCAGATGCTGATGTACACCGACCCGTTCCAGGTACGCCAGGTCTTGATCAATCTTCTGGAAAATGCCGTGGATGCCGTGGATACCAACGGAGAGATCCGGCTGGCCTTATACAGGAAAGATCATTCGGTGTGTCTTGAAGTCAGGGATAACGGCAGCGGCATCACCCCGGAAAATATGCAAAAGATCTTTGATCCTTTTTTTACCACCAAGCCCAATGTGTCGGAAAATGAATCCGGCACAGGTCTTGGACTCTTTGTGGTGCATAAGATCATGACCGCACTTTCCGGCAGCATCCAGGTGGACTCGGAACCCGGAGACGGTGCGACATTTACGATCTGCCTGCCGGAATGGCACGCCCAGTAA